One window of the Betta splendens chromosome 21, fBetSpl5.4, whole genome shotgun sequence genome contains the following:
- the ttc21b gene encoding tetratricopeptide repeat protein 21B has product MEEEETTLALIKYYCYEKYYSHAVNAAADAQRKFSNDPIYSFFHAYGTLMQDQIQEASVELDAIRDNRDVSLCTLMALVYAEKKQTNPDREVIQELDAKVKEDRKTASPKSLYHAGMFLWLIGRNDKAREYTERMIKLSNGSKEGIILKAWIDVTSGKDAYARKAGKYFDEGLKEGADAFALMGKAQYYEYRQNYSGALEMVNQVIVSSPVFLPALIKKMKLLLSLQDWEQTMDAAHRLLQRDINNPEAIRMLALYSLCRDGDTTESVKQLSNLMRSLDIMEPNNPELFYRMSLAFTRLCGRNEKVIEQTFRMVERAFSMASHNSDLATELGYQMVLQGRIKEAMKWYKTAMTLDETSVSALTGLIRCQLIEGHLEDAEQQLEFLTEIQQTIGKSGELLYLRAVLAAKKRRPLEDVTKLLNDTVDTHFSTLQGLPLGVEYFEKLNPDFLLEIVKEYLALCPTKPPAQGQLPPPLLQHCSTLLDTVVKIVPGLLQGVFLLAKVRYQSGDIDAAQSGLHHCLEQCPSHADAHLLMAQIHLLQGNFMLCSQALELCLSHNFEIREHPLYHLISAQAKKKMGQLAEAIQTLQMAMSLPGVRRGAPSSKSKSKKVELSPADCVSVFLELAEALWLNGEQHEAAKVMQDAIIEFSGSPEELRVTIANADLALLRGDTELALSMLRNITAEQPYYIQAKEKMADIYLNHRKEKRLYASCYREMVEKLPSTQTYLLLGDAYMHIQEPEKAIEVYEHALKKNPKDGALASKIGKALVKTHNYVKAINYYEAALKTEQQSFLRYDLAELLMKMKQYERSERILHEALAHEPVNELQALSDDCRYLVLLAKVQNKVDKNNEASISLQKARDVQAKVLKRVQLEQPDAFPMQKQLAAEICSEIARHYTSQRVYERAVKFYKEALVYCESDRKVMLELARLYLTLDEVDACQEQCSVILKTDEFNEDATLMMADIMFRKQDYKQAVFHFQQLLERKPDNYPTLSRLIDLLRRAGKLEEVPRFLEMAEKHSSRTKLDPGFNYCKGLHLWHTGAPNEALRHFNKARKDNDWGQNAVYNMIEIYLNPDNDTMGGEVFENLDGEIGNSTEKQESEQLAVRTAEKLLKELKPQTPGGHTQLRILENYCFLATKQKANIEKALGVFTEIANNEKDHIPALLAMATAYMMLKQTARARTQLKRIAKMNWSIVDADEFEKSWLLLADSYINLGKFDMAGDLLKRCLNHNKSCCKAYEYMGYIMEKEQAFRDAALNYELAWKYGNRTNPTIGYKLAFNYLKAKRHVDAIDVCHKVLAAHPDYPRVRKDILDKARAALRA; this is encoded by the exons atggaggaagaagagacgaCGTTG GCTTTGATCAAGTACTACTGCTACGAAAAGTATTACAGTCATGCTGTAAACGCCGCAGCAGATGCCCAAAGGAAATTCAGCAATGATCCTATCTACAGCTTTTTCCATGCATACGGTACCCTGATGCAAG ATCAGATTCAAGAAGCGTCAGTGGAGCTGGATGCAATAAGAGACAATCGAGATGTATCTCTATGCACGTTGATGGCCCTGGTTTATGCTGAGAAAAAACAGACGAACCCAG ACAGAGAAGTGATTCAAGAACTTGATGCTAAAGTCAAAGAGGATCGCAAAACTGCGTCTCCTAAGAGTCTGTACCACGCTGGTATGTTCCTCTGGCTAATAGGGCGAAATGACAAAGCTAGAGAATACACAGAGAGAATGATCAAACTGTCCAACGGTTCCAAAGAG GGTATCATTCTAAAAGCCTGGATAGATGTGACATCTGGCAAAGATGCTTACGCTAGAAAGGCTGGGAAATACTTTGATGAGGGACTGAAAGAGGGAGCAGATGCTTTTGCACTGATGGGAAAG GCACAATATTATGAATATCGCCAAAATTACTCTGGTGCACTGGAGATGGTAAACCAGGTCATCGTTAGTTCCCCTGTGTTCCTGCCAGCGCTCATTAAGAAGATGAAACTGTTGCTCAGCCTTCAGGACTGGGAGCAAACCATGGATGCAGCACACAG GCTATTACAGAGGGACATAAATAACCCGGAGGCAATACGGATGTTAGCGCTGTATTCCTTATGCAGAGATGGAGATACGACTGAG tcagtgaagcagctttCAAACCTCATGCGGAGTTTGGATATTATGGAACCCAACAACCCTGAGCTGTTCTACAGGATGTCTCTAGCTTTCACTCGCCTT TGTGGACGCAATGAAAAAGTGATTGAGCAGACATTCAGGATGGTGGAGAGAGCATTTTCTATGGCATCGCACAACTCAGACTTAGCCACAGAGCTGGGCTACCAGATGGTGCTTCAGGGCCGAATCAAGGAGGCTATGAAGTGGTACAAGACCGCCATGACTTTGGATGAGaccagtgtttctgctttgactG ggctAATTCGTTGCCAGCTGATAGAGGGCCACCTAGAGGACGCAGAACAACAGTTAGAATTCCTAACAGAGATTCAGCAAACTATTGGAAAATCAGGG GAACTACTGTACCTCCGTGCCGTTCTGGCAGCGAAGAAGCGACGGCCACTGGAAGATGTGACTAAACTGCTTAACGACACAGTGGACACACACTTCTCCACGCTGCAGGGTCTGCCTTTGGGAGTGGAGTATTTTGAAAAACTCAACCCTGATTTCCTGTTGGAGATTGTTAAAGAATATCTTGCACTGTGTCCTACTAAG CCTCCAGCCCAGGGGCAACtgccccctcctctgctccaacACTGTTCCACATTGTTGGATACTGTAGTCAAAATTGTGCCAGGTCTTCTGCAAGGGGTTTTCCTACTAGCCAAAGTCAGGTATCAGTCTG GCGATATTGACGCGGCTCAGAGTGGTTTGCATCACTGCTTGGAACAGTGTCCTTCCCATGCGGATGCACATCTGCTAATGGCACAGATCCATCTGCTGCAGGGCAACTTCATGTTGTGTTCCCAGGCTCTTGAACTCTGCCTCAGCCATAACTTTGAG ATTCGAGAACATCCACTGTACCATCTAATCAGTGCTCAGGCAAAGAAGAAGATGGGTCAGCTTGCAGAAGCCATTCAGACACTGCAGATGGCCATGAGTCTTCCTGGTGTCCGTAGAGGTGCACCTTCATCCAAGTCCAAGAGCAAAAAGGTTGAGCTAAGCCCTGCTGACTGCGTGTCTGTTTTTCTGGAGTTAGCCGAAGCTCTGTGGCTCAATGGAGAACAG CATGAAGCAGCAAAGGTGATGCAGGACGCCATCATTGAGTTCTCGGGCAGTCCTGAGGAGCTACGTGTCACTATTGCTAATGCGGACCTGGCCCTGCTCCGTGGCGACACTGAGCTGGCACTTAGCATGCTCAGAAACATCACAGCTGAGCAGCCCTACTACATCCAGGCCAAGGAAAAAATGGCAGACATATATTTGAACCACAGAAAAGAGAAGCGACTGTATGCCAGTTGCTACAG AGAAATGGTGGAAAAGCTGCCCAGCACTCAGACATACCTCTTACTTGGTGATGCCTACATGCACATCCAAGAA CCAGAGAAAGCCATTGAAGTTTATGAGCATGCTCTGAAGAAAAACCCCAAAGATGGTGCTTTAGCCAGCAAGATCGGGAAAGCACTGGTGAAGACTCACAACTACGTCAAG GCAATCAATTACTATGAGGCTGCTTTGAAAACTGAGCAACAGAGCTTTCTGCGCTATGacctggctgagctgctgatgaagatgaagcagtATGAGCGCTCTGAAAGAATCCTGCATGAAGCTCTGGCCCACGAGCCAG TGAATGAACTTCAGGCACTCTCGGATGATTGTCGTTATCTAGTCCTTCTGGCAAAAGTCCAAAACAAGGTTGATAAAAATAACGAAGCTTCAATTTCCCTGCAAAAA GCCCGGGATGTGCAGGCCAAGGTGCTGAAGCGGGTGCAGTTAGAGCAGCCCGACGCCTTCCCCATGCAGAAGCAGCTTGCAGCCGAGATCTGCTCTGAGATCGCTAGACACTACACAAGTCAGAGGGTCTATGAGCGAGCAGTCAAATTCTACAAAGAAGCTCTTGTGTATTGTGAGTCCGATCGCAAG gtgatgctggagctggCACGGTTGTACCTCACTCTGGATGAGGTGGACGCCTGCCAGGAGCAATGCAGCGTCATTTTGAAGACTGATGAATTTAATGAAGACGCAACTctg ATGATGGCGGATATTATGTTTAGGAAGCAGGACTATAAACAGGCAGTTTTCCACTTTCAGCAGCTTTTGGAGCGCAAACCAg ACAACTACCCAACTCTGTCACGTCTTATTGACTTGTTGAGGAGAGCTGGAAAGTTGGAAGAAGTCCCCAGATTCCTTGAAATGGCAGAAAAACATTCTTCCAGGACTAAGCTTGACCCCGGCTTTAACTACTGCAAAGGACTTCATCTTTG gCACACGGGTGCACCCAACGAGGCTCTGCGACACTTCAACAAAGCACGGAAAGACAACGACTGGGGCCAAAACGCTGTGTATAACATGATTGAAATCTACCTGAACCCCGACAATGACACAATGGGGGGAGAAGTGTTTGAGAATTTAGATGGAGAAATAGG GAACtccacagagaagcaggagtcGGAGCAGCTCGCTGTGAGAACAgctgagaagctgctgaaggagtTGAAGCCTCAGACGCCAGGGGGACACACCCAGCTTCGCATCCTGGAGAACTACTGCTTTCTAGCAACTAAACAGAAGGCCAATATAGAAAAAGCCCTCGGTGTGTTCACAGAGATTGCGAACAATGAG aaagACCACATCCCCGCTCTGTTGGCCATGGCAACAGCTTACATGATGCTGAAGCAAACTGCCCGAGCTAGGACCCAACTCAAACGCATCGCTAAGATGAACTGGAGCATTGTCGACGCCGATGAGTTTGAGAAGAGCTGGCTGCTCCTGGCAGACTCCTACATCAACTTGGGGAAGTTTGACATGGCTGGAGACCTCTTGAAGAGATGCCTCAACCATAACAAG TCATGCTGTAAAGCTTATGAATATATGGGCTACATAATGGAAAAAGAGCAGGCTTTCCGTGATGCAGCACTCAACTATGAACTGGCTTGGAAATATGGAAATCGGACTAATCCAACTATTG GGTACAAGCTTGCATTCAACTACTTGAAAGCAAAGAGACATGTTGACGCCATTGACGTGTGTCATAAG GTTCTTGCTGCTCATCCAGATTATCCCAGAGTGAGAAAGGACATCCTGGACAAAGCCCGCGCTGCTCTGAGAGCCTAG